In Methanothrix sp., a genomic segment contains:
- a CDS encoding GNAT family N-acetyltransferase, producing the protein MQDKSLLDDNNCVGVEFVSCWRQEDIVELYRAGGWWREYMDSSRINDLIQGSFLFAVAVEKRSGKAVGMGRVISDGVSDGYIQDLVVLPGWRSEGVGRMILDRLLEECRSRGIAWVSLIAEPGKEAFYDSFGFRRMEGHVPMHLDWEGGRC; encoded by the coding sequence TTGCAGGACAAAAGCCTTTTAGATGATAACAATTGTGTAGGGGTCGAATTCGTAAGCTGCTGGAGGCAAGAGGATATAGTGGAGCTGTACCGGGCCGGCGGCTGGTGGAGGGAGTACATGGATTCGTCTCGCATCAATGACCTGATTCAAGGGAGCTTTCTCTTCGCAGTGGCAGTTGAGAAAAGGAGCGGCAAAGCAGTGGGAATGGGCCGGGTGATCTCAGATGGGGTATCGGACGGATATATTCAGGATCTGGTGGTCCTGCCTGGCTGGCGGTCAGAGGGGGTGGGGAGAATGATCCTGGATAGACTGCTGGAGGAGTGCCGGTCCAGAGGGATCGCCTGGGTGAGCCTGATAGCCGAGCCGGGAAAGGAGGCCTTTTATGATTCATTTGGATTTCGCAGGATGGAGGGGCATGTGCCCATGCACCTCGATTGGGAGGGCGGAAGGTGCTGA
- a CDS encoding DUF2156 domain-containing protein produces the protein MLSSGDFKPVQLEDRDFFVQHYRRFPQMHSDNTFTNMVCWNYYANYRYAYVQDCVLLSSTIGGKTRYRPPIGPHNPDLLHEVMSLALRSDEERPFVVLDQGTLDWIKSLYPELKLDPERMYFEYVYLASDLALLPGKGYSTIRRQLNQFMKNCSPRVEDLGADNTAEINDFVEQWCEWKDCDSNPDLESEKEALCFALAHYEELELSGIAIRAEGKIGAISLFEGLNEDTALVHFEKGLPDCKGIYRAINAETAKILAGGYTYINRESDMGVEGIREAKMRYHPHHMVQVHMARQEELERVL, from the coding sequence GTGCTGAGCTCTGGCGACTTCAAGCCGGTTCAGCTTGAGGATAGGGATTTTTTTGTCCAACACTACCGGCGCTTTCCTCAAATGCACAGCGACAACACCTTCACCAATATGGTCTGCTGGAATTATTATGCAAATTACCGTTATGCATATGTCCAGGACTGTGTGCTCCTCTCCAGCACAATAGGCGGCAAGACGCGCTATCGCCCTCCCATCGGGCCGCACAACCCTGACCTTCTCCATGAGGTCATGTCGCTCGCCCTGAGGAGCGATGAAGAAAGGCCCTTTGTGGTCCTGGACCAGGGGACACTGGACTGGATAAAGAGCCTCTACCCGGAGCTAAAGCTTGATCCTGAGAGGATGTACTTCGAATATGTCTACCTGGCGTCTGATCTGGCCCTTCTTCCTGGAAAGGGATACTCAACCATCAGGCGGCAGCTCAACCAGTTCATGAAGAACTGCAGCCCCAGGGTCGAGGATCTGGGGGCGGACAACACCGCAGAGATAAACGATTTTGTAGAGCAGTGGTGCGAGTGGAAGGATTGTGACTCAAATCCTGATCTGGAGTCAGAAAAAGAGGCCCTGTGCTTTGCCCTGGCCCATTATGAGGAGCTGGAGCTATCGGGCATTGCCATACGGGCAGAGGGTAAGATCGGGGCAATATCCCTCTTTGAGGGGCTGAACGAGGATACTGCTCTGGTTCACTTTGAGAAGGGGCTCCCTGACTGCAAGGGAATCTATCGGGCGATCAATGCCGAGACGGCGAAGATACTGGCCGGAGGCTACACCTACATCAACCGGGAGAGCGATATGGGGGTGGAGGGAATCCGGGAGGCGAAGATGCGCTACCACCCCCATCATATGGTCCAGGTGCATATGGCAAGGCAGGAGGAACTGGAGAGGGTGTTATGA